From the genome of Tenrec ecaudatus isolate mTenEca1 chromosome 1, mTenEca1.hap1, whole genome shotgun sequence:
TCCACGGTCTTACATCATCCCTTAATAACTATTCTTTCATCTCCCCCTTTTCACAGCAAAGTGCTAAAATTTCAGCTCAGCTAAAATGTATGCTCACTGTTTCCAAATCCTTTTTCCCTCAATCATTTTTCCATTTTCAGCAATCTGTCCCATGGAAAAATCTCTTAAAATATCAATAATCTCCTAACTGCTAAGTATGACGTGAATTATTTTGTAAGGATCATATTATTAAgtcattttaaaatttgtaatCCATTTTCAAATCCCTGCATTGTAATTGATGTATTTTTATCCTTTACATTTGAGATAATTGTTGATATGTTGGAGCATCAGCTGCAATTTTATGACTGTTTGCTGTTTCCTGTGCCTCTTTCCCTCCTTCTTTTCTTGctgttatttaaatattttttagatTTCAACTTGATTTATTTGTCATGCTTTTGATTCTATAGCTTGGTACAGCTCCATTAGTGACTGCTTTGGGTGTTGCATTTGCCCATTCAGTTAGCACCATTACTAGTGTTGGTGTGTTACCACGCAACTGCAGTGTAGACACCTTCCTTTAAGGTCGTTTGCCCTCtccacttttaaaatataatttatcctAAATGTTTTCTCTACGGATGTTGAGCACCACATCAGAGgatattatttttgtttcaaCCATTAAAGATGGTTTCAGGAGCTTGGGAGAAAATGTATAGCTGTAAACACTTATATTAAAAAGATAGATCTCAAATCCAATCTGCGGCTTTTCACCTTtaagaagccagggaagaaataagagcaaaataaacacaaatcaaaatgaaggaaggaaataataaagatcaGAGACAAATAAAAAAATGAGAAAGCAATAGAGAAAATAGAAGGAAGCACAGGTTaattctttgaaaagatcaacaaaattgacaaatttTTGGAAGCTACTATTGTATATTAGAATGCATCTAGATAATGCcaaagtatttaatatttttcacaaaCTTCTCAATgaaatttgttattttctttctttctatcgaACAAACTTTTTACTGTAAATGTGGTGGGAGGGTACATTTCAGATATGCAATtatgtattcaacagtttaaactactaatcaacACCCGCGCCTCACCTCTGGCCACCTTCGTTCACTTcttgatttttcttctccctctcacAGAGAACATCCATTTCACCTTTCTCATGCCTCCTCTGCCCTCCTTCCCTTGGGCAATCTCCAAAGTTGGTTCCCTTTGGTATCTTCATTTTCCCTTGTAACCGTAGTGGAGTGAGATATTTGTCCCTTGCTGACTGGCTAATTTCACTCGGCATCATGCTCTCCAGGGCTTTGTCTGCCAAAAGGTGCCTCGTGGTTTTGTCCTTGTTGGTTGAGATGCCTAATGTTCCCTGGGTGCGAGTCCCAGAGTTCCTTTATCTGTTCTTCAACTGGTGagtatttaggttgtttccatcttctggaTGGAGACTGTTGTGCACAGTGCTGCCAGGAACATGATGTACATATGTCTGCTCGTGTTGACTCTTACTTCGATGTGTACCCAGCAGAGAGACTATTGGATCATAGGGAACTTCTATTCCCAATTGTTGGAGGTAATGCCCTATGGCTTTCCACAAGAGATGTGCATATTTACAGCCCCACCAACAGTGCATGTGGGTTCCAAACTCCCTGCTGCCTTTCTAGAATGTTCTTTTCTGGTCTGGGGTTTGTTTCTGTACTTGGCTGCCATTGTCTGTGTAAGGTGGCATCATgtcattgctttgatttgcatctctgggACAGTTAACATTTCTTCGTGTATCCATTGGCCATTTGCATGTCCTTCGTGGGGAACTGCCTTGTCTTTTTTCAGTTGGGCTACTGATCTTTTTCTTGCAGAGAtgtagttttctgtagatttAGAGATTAGTTCCTTGTCCATGTGTCATCAGGTTTGTTCCCCATCTCATggcttctctttttactcttttgattaaAAGTCTTTTAATCTCGTTTGATGCACGTAAGCGTCTTATTTTGGGTAAGTCCCATTCATCCCTTGTTTTGTCTTGTGTGCATGTTTCTTTCATTGTAGGTGATAGGAACATCTGCAAACTTTTGAATGGACTGTTTTCTTATCTTTTCACATATATAcccagtgctgctgtaacagaaatgctTCAAGATGATGGTTAACAAACAGAGATGCATTTTTTCATAGTTTAAAGAAGTCCAAATTTAGAGCAGAGAAGGAATTTCTCTCTGTGTTTGGCTCCTAGTTCTGGAAGATTCCCAGCACAGGAATCCTGGACCCAAGAGACAAGCTCTGctcctggcttttctttcttcatggtaGTAAGTCCCTCTGATCTCTGCTTGCTTATTGAATCTTTTTATATATCAAAAAAGATTTAAATAGGGTAAAACCTAATCCTATAGATTGTGTCCCACTTCATTAACATAACTGCCAAGAGTCCCACCTCATTAGCATCACAGAGGTTGGGATTTGTGACCAGCAGGATAATTACATCcgatcacaaaatggagaaaagttaTGTAACACTAAGAATCATAGCCTAGACAAGTCGGTGAATCTTTCAGAGAGATACAGTGAGATCCATAAGATACACCTTGTAACTTTTCTGTTGAAAACTGACTATGATGAGTTGAGTCATCGGAACTGAGGGAGATAGCCATTTATTGTGGGAATTTATGCTAATATAGCTAGGTGTTGAGCTATATTTAATAGTTTGTGTCCTGATTTTTGTCACTCCAGTTTCAGGGGTGGGGGACGGTATTCCCTAAGAAATTATCCTGAAatggagtctcatctttctatcattttccattttaatccactgccattaagttggaaACTTGGTGATGTACTGGTAAGGCGTGAGGAGGGTAATCATATGATACTACTATGTTAAGTCTCAGTTATTTAGTGCTTCTGTATCACTGGTTTATGACCTTTACAAATGTCTTCTAGCATGCccctctgctcccccaccccaatcccaTCTACTCCTCAGCCCTCTTTAAGTGAGACCAGAAGGTTAGAGTGGGCTTGAGCTAGGCTATTGGCCTTCAAATCAGTCTTGGATTAGATTTTGCTCAAGTCTTTTCTCCTGGAGAGTAAGGTTCTATTATGGAGAAAGCTCTGGATGGATTTCATAGAAGCTAGACTTCAGTGAGAGTTTGAGGTGCctctcctggtggcagagtgggtacgCATGTGACTACTAAATGAACTTGGAAAGATGAGTCATCCTGTGgctagatttacagccttgggatccCTGGGCCGTCTTCCTACCGGACTCTGCACTGTAGGGCCACTctcaatcagaatggacttgaggacagtggactttgccatttgtgttgttatGTTTCCCCGTGCCTTGTCTGAGAGATGAGGGTTTTTCCTTAGTTTTTTATCATGAGATTATGGTGGGTTTCCTGGAAGTCAAACCCATAAAAATCAGAGTTCAGTTCCCATGAACTTTCTCATTCCTTTGTTACTGTACACTCAGTCTCCAGAGATTCATCAAAATGACTATTATAAGTTCTGACCAATTTATGGCGCTAGTAGCTTCTGTTCCAGACAAGTAGACCTGGGTTGTCTTTCTCTGGGTCTGGCCTGGAGCTTCCCTGGGTCCTAGCTCTGATTCATCTTGGTGTTGGCGTCtgttaattttcttttctctttcaagTTGTGACATTCTGGGTTCTTGACATGATGAGTAGTTTCCTATTGTTCTGGTCATTTTGATTATCATCTGATGAGACTCTGAATCCTAATTTTTTTAAGCAGGTATTTCTCTCCTAAGGTGGAGTTCGAAAGCTATGTGGGAGTGCTTAAATCAGTTCTGCAGCCCCACAAACACATTCCCAGCAAAAGTGGGTCACAGACTCATACTGTGTCATTGGGGGTGTCAGTGGGGCTCAACTCCCCACTAATGGGAAGTGATGGGTAGAAGAGGGAGTGGAGTACCAGCTAGCCCTTCTGTGCACAGCTTTCTTCAATTCCCTTGATGCCAGATGTAGGTTTTCCCACTGTGCCCTGATGACAAGGGAGGGGTGAAGACCTAGAGTCCTTGTTCTGCTGGGTCACACCTCAGGCACCCTAGTTGCCAGGAGGGAATAGAAGTTCAGCTCCCCGCTGAGCACCTACTGATCCTATCCTGTCAAGGCCATTTGAGTGGAAGTCCCCTGCTCAGCTGCATGGCCCCCATTGGGCTCTGTCACAATAGGGCAGAGGGCTAGCTCCCAGCTCTGCCCTGTAGCAACACTAGGCAGAGAGACCCAACCATATAGCCAGATTGCTTCTAAGTGCTAGGAGATCCGCTCCCCGTGGTGAGAGGGAGTGGGGTTTGCCATTAGAGTTTGGAGAAGGGGAAAATTGTCCACAATTGTTAGAAGACACTTTTCATGCTCTTCTAGGGGGAGCTGGCTTACCGGGGAGCTTTTTCTTTTCTGTGCCTGTTGGTGACTGGGCTGGAGGTTTCTTGCAGTGGCCTGCTGAGAAGAAATGAAAGACAATAAGGAAACTCGGGGAACTCATCACCTTTAAGTGATTTATTCTGCTTTTTGTTACATTTTGTCCAGTTTTTCAGTAGTTACAGAAAAGGCCTGGGGGGAACTACATTATAAGTAAAACCAGAAATCTCTCCTACCTGTTAACTCTAAGCAACACTTAAAAACCCTTTTTTATGCCTACTGGAAAGTAGGGAAGGGGGTTTCCAAATGACCATATGCTTTTCCTTAAACTCATCTTTTCCTTCACTTAGCAATTACAACTGTGTATTAGGTGTTTCCTTCTATGGTCACATCTAGAGTCTCTGTGTCCTAAATGCTTCTGTTTCTCAAGATTATCTCCTAAATCTTTTTATCTTATCCTCTCTTTGCCTCCTTCCACGACCTCGCCAGCAGCTAACTGCTAAAAACTCATAGACCATTGGCCTGCAAAAACGGACAGATCTCTTTTTGGAActacagccagcgtgctccttagaagcaaggctgacaAGACACCATCttccatgctttggacatattgtcaggagagaacagtccctggagaaggccatcctgcttggGGAAGTGGAGGGGCAACGAAACAGGGGAAGGCccccaacgagatggattgacaccgtgattGTAACAGTGGGCTCCGGCATAGGAATcgttgggaggatggcgcaggatcgtgcagtgtctccttctgttgtgcacagggtcgagaAGAGTCCTAATCAAccagatggcacctagcaacaaccttGTCTTCAGCCCCCAATCTCAGTCCAGTTCCTCATTAGAAATTTCTACCTGCCTGTACTTGCAAACATTTTGTCCCAAATGTAAACTTTTTGTCCACGTGTACACATACAAATAAATGTTCCCTGAATTGCCTCTTCTTTCTGCATTTCTGAACTTGGTTAATGCCCCCACAAGCCATCTGGCAATCTCACGGAGTAACCTGGCAAAAACgaaatttactgccattgagtggcttGTGACTCAGAAGGACCttgtaagacagggtggaactgcccccagtgggtttctgagactgtaaatctttatggaagtagaaagcctcatctttctcctgatgtgcagctggtgggttcaaagtgctgcccttgaggttagcagtccagcaagttagtagcccaacccaacacccccagggaggtcaccttTTCCAGCTCTCAAACTCCATAGATCACTGAGCTCTTGCCTTTCTCATCACTAAAATGGCTCTCAGAAGAGCCAACCTTTCTCTCCATTCCCTTAGGCAAGtgcctcaagcacttactcaaaacCTCAAtcctggttttatttatttatttatttgtttttttacagCGGTCTAGTTTGTCTAGCTACCTCTTTTTAGTTACCAAAgaataatgttttgaaaactgCAAATACGATCAAGTTGGCCCAAAGCCTTTAGCAATGCCCTATTGTTATATCTAAAAGATGAACTATAACCGATCACTTTTCCTAGTTTTCTAAGATAGAGACGGAAAGTCTAATTACTTGCCCTTTGAATGATCGTCTTTGAGAGGCAGTCTACCAGAGTGGTAAAAATCTAAAGACTCTGGAGCACACCTGGCTATGCCACTTTCTAGTCTCTGAGTGTTTCTTAGGGTACCCGTCCACACATAAGCATAACAGGACTCACTTCAATGGATTGTGGGATTGAATCATACAGAACATCGTCTGGCATATAGATTATAGAAATGCTTATCATAAGAAAGACATATCAAGTAGATAAGACTCTGCTATTATTTTGCAAtgccatttttaacaaaacactaaaatatTAATGCAGTTAGTGTTATTAAAGTAAACACTGAAGTATTACAAATCTGTTTACCTTTCTAATGATTAATAgttgccactcacacccttggAAATTCCattgtttatctgcaaggaaCAATGGTGAAAATGTTTCAAAGAGAACTCTCTTGGAAAAGagccacattttttttcttttagaaatggAATGATTAGGACCTTTAGGTAAAaagttattatttatttattataaaaagtTATTACCTACAGGTCTCATTAGGACCTTTAGGttaaaagttattattttttaaatacactATATAAAAACAATGTACTTAACTATTTTCTAATGGTGAGAATAATTGTTTCCTAAATAAATAGGggagattataaattattttcaattgGGACCCTGGACAGATTTTCTAAAGCCATCTGTCTACACCACTGTGTGATAGATGTTCATAATTCCTTAACAGTATGCTTCTTCCCTAGAACTAAAGCTATAAGTGATCTTGAGAAACACAGAAATGACTCGATATATTGGAGTGATATTTTATGGAAAACTTCCCCTAAAGTAAAGCAAGGGCACAAGCTGTGTACTTccttgctcaaaaaaaaaaaagagttcaaaCATAAAATTAATCCTTTAAAAACCTCCTTAAAAAGTTGCTTCTCCATGTTCAAATCCcatccatttcttcccccttgccGTGTGTCCCCCCCTTCCCCAACCCACACCATTTCTCCTTGAGGAAAGGATTGGTGGCAACGGAAGCTTGGGGTGAGCCTTCTACTTATGGGGTACTGGAGGTGCAGGGGTAAGTGTTTGCAAGGGCAGAAAGCTGATGATTCAAACAGCTCTGCAGGGACCTCTAAGGACTgtggccttggacaccccaggGGCACTTCATTGAGGACTCTAGGgcaatagatttgtttgtttgtttaccagCTATCTCCAGGACAGCAAGATAGTGTTTATGCTCTGCAAAGAGGACCTTCTGGACCCCAGGCCAGGAAGGTTTATGGGCACAACCCCTCCCACAGAGTAGAGACCCATAGAAAGATTGCACTGGCTAATGTCAAGAGGGCAGGGTCGTCTTGGTGAGATCATCTCATTAGAAACTGTCGCCAGGTCAGGGGTATATGCTCACGCAGTGGTGAAGGGTTTGTTTTCGGTGAGAAACAACGAGGAGAGCTGACTTCATGCAGGAATAGCTTTATTAAGTCAGAGAATTGgtacacttttttttaaatatctatGCAGGATATCCAAACATTTTTTAATTACTCCGAAAGCAATCATCACCTCTTTGGTAATCAACAATGCACTTGTACAATTTTCTCTGTCCCCACCCCCCTGATAAACTACAGCATTGTCATTGATTTCTTCTTTAGTGTACCCTTTCACAGCAATTTGTCACAGCTTTTGCTGGGAAAACACATTACTTAACAATTAAGTATACGTTGGAAAGAATACAATTAATTGACAGGATTTGAAGTGCTTAAACTTAATACACAATCATAGGATTACAGGAAGGGTTGTGGTATCTTTCCGTTCATTTCACCATCTTCTTGGTCGGTCGAAAACATTTCTCTAGAGACTCTCTGTCTGTGCTTTATTCTTATGACGCATCTGGTTCCTTCTTTTTCTGTTCCTGTCTCAAGGTTTCAACCGTTTGGATTATCTTACGTGGGAGAAAGAAACGTTATTAATTTTCAGGGAACATTTATTGACATCTAATTGTTACAATCCAAATCACAGCACAAAATCAATCATGTAGGGGTAACAGGTTACATTGGGGTTGGTTCTTGTTGTCTGCGCGCTGTAAGGTTGCAGATTGGGCATCTTAGATTGAGATTTTACATGATAATGCACTTGCCCAGCAGCTTCTCGGTGGCCTTGGGGGATTTCTTCTGGGGGAGCTGGAGGCAGGCAGCCGGCTTCTTCTCGTGGTTCAGCAGCATGAAGAACAGCTCCTTGATGTTGAAGTCGGtcttggcagaggtctccacgaaGGTGCAATTCCACTCCAGCGCGTAGATGGCCCCATCTCTCATGGTCAGCTCGCGGCGGCTCTCTTCGCATTTGGCACCCACCAGAATGATCGGGCACTTCTGCATGTTGTTACCTTTGATCTCGCGGATCAGCTCATAGTCGGCCTTCAGCTCCTCCAGGGTCTGCTTCTTGGTAACGGAGTAGACCAGGACGAAGGCGTGGCCCTTGGCAATGGCCAGGCGCTTCAGGCCAGGGTAGCGGTGGCTGCCAGTGGTGTCGGTGATGTGCAGGGCACCCACGCTGTTGTTGCAGCTCATCACCTGGCGGTAGGTGTCTTCGATGGTCGGCAGGTAGCTGTCGCGGAAGGTGCCGCGCACCCATCTCTGCACCAGCGCGCTCTTGCCCACGCCGGAAGAGCCCAGCACCACCACGCGGTAATCTTTGCACCGCTTCTGGGGCATGAAGGCGCGGATCACCAGCAGGGTGGGCAGAGGACTCAGACGGCGCATCAGCCTTTCTCTTAGGCCAAAGCAGCAGTTGCCCATGCTGGCAAATCGCCCGCGAGGTCGCTCTTCTCCTTCTCCGGAGGTCAGGCGCTGGTAGGGatggcctaggggaggagatggagaGTGAGTGAGGGTCTCCGTCTAGGGCGGAGTCAGGCGTCTACCTGGTCAGAGGctccgagggagggagggagggagggagggagggaggtcggTCGCGGGATGCTGGTGAGGGTCCGCTCTGCAATACAAACAGGAGAAAAGGGGAAGGCGGCCAGTGTCGCAGAGGACTTGCATATTCGGGGTGGGGTCGTCAGTGCACACCAGCGGCTGAGATACCCGCCAGGAATCCGCGTCACacctgggggttgggggagggggggtgaaggAGAGAGCAGAGTTAATGAGCAGTAGAGAATTCGAGAAGTGGAAGGATCCGGCTTTTTAAAAACATACGTTTAGTACAACCTCACTAGCCTCAGTTTCCCGATTTGTAAAATGGGGCTAATGAAACAACGAAATTCAGAGAGTGCGCAGTTCAGGAGAAGTAGCGGGCgggcggggctgggggcgggaCTACAGAGCGGCGCCGACTCCAAGACTCCGCCCCTTGGCTGGAGCTGCGTGTCGGACTCCGACCTCAGACTGCAGCCCCGAGATACACgtgcgccctggggagcccactgTCTGGCGCAGCTGGCAAGGGGCTGGAGTGTCGGCTCGTCGCCCCCAGCCCCCCCGCACCCGTTAGCGGCCAGAGACCAGCGTACTCACCGCAGACCTGGCTGGGGCGGCTCGCTCCACCCCTGCTCCGAAGGACAGCGACGGGTTACTCTTAATCTGGCGGTGGCACGCACTTATTACAGCGCTAGTGTTCGCATCACCCCGCACCACACTACTGCGCTCTTTTCCCGCTGGCGACGGGATGGAAAGCTGCAACAGTTAACGCCTTGCCCACCCTTCAAACACAGAACCCTGCTGCCGCTGCGCCCAACGAGCCCCGCCCGTCTCCTCTCGGTCCCTTCTCCCCCCTGGGGGACAAAGCAGGCGAGGGGTGCCCAGGAAGCCCACCCAAACACCCGCGCCCAGGGAACCCCGCACCCGATCCCTCAGGATGCCCAGGGATGGGTGCCCACTCCCTCCCGACAACGCGCGCGCCGGTTCTCACCCCGCAGCATCTGGAACGGTGGTTCGCCCGCCATACCTCGCGCTGGTGTGCCCGAAAAGAGGCCGAAGACCGTTTTTACCTCTGTCCGAAGCGCGGACCTAGAGGGCAAGCAGGCAACTCGGAGGCAGAGAGCAATCGCGCCCTCCTCCGAGCAGCGGCGGAAGCTCAGTCGGGCAGCAGCGAGCTCGGGAATCCGAGAGGACTGCTCCGACCAGTGGCGGATTCGGCCTGTATATATACACGGAttccgggcgggggcggggagactCCACCCCGAGCGGGGGGAGCTGGCCCCGCAGAGCGAATGCGTGCTCTGCATCCCCCGCACCCGAGTGGCTGGTCCCACCGCTGCGGGCGAGAGGGAGGAGGACGAGGGGGGGAGcggggcatggggggggggtcctAGTGGGCGATCGATCACAGTAGCATTGCATCTGTGGTAGGTGCCACCTCGGTTTCTGTTGACTTTTATGATATGGGAAATTTTCATGATCAGAATGAGTCTGGGGTGGTTATGCTGCAAACATCAGGGGAGTCAGACAATGCGGGCGGacggacagacacacacaccttgaAGCCGTCCGACCCATTCAAATGGTAATGTTTCGGGATTGACACTCTCAGCCCTGTGTAAACAGGATTCGCCTACCAGGGGTCCTCGCTATCTGGGTCCCCTTTGCCTCCAGGGGGGTCAACCTACCCCAAGCTCGGTTACTTCGCTCACCAAAGACCGGCCGGCGGGGATCTTTGCTCGCCAGCCGCGGCGAAGGCTCTCTGCGGCACTTGGTTTAGGAAAGGTTCGTCCAGCATAAAACCCAGCGTTTGTCCGCACCGAGACAGCCCATTGAGACGCCGGGGAGAAGAGCCGCCAGGGCAGGAATTCCTGTGCTTTAGACTTAGGTTTTATTTAAGGGGCTTGTGACATTAAACATTAAGTTGCTACCACGTTCATCGGCACAATTGTAGGGAAggtccctctttttttccttacAGAAATCCTGCCGG
Proteins encoded in this window:
- the DIRAS3 gene encoding GTP-binding protein Di-Ras3, producing MAGEPPFQMLRGHPYQRLTSGEGEERPRGRFASMGNCCFGLRERLMRRLSPLPTLLVIRAFMPQKRCKDYRVVVLGSSGVGKSALVQRWVRGTFRDSYLPTIEDTYRQVMSCNNSVGALHITDTTGSHRYPGLKRLAIAKGHAFVLVYSVTKKQTLEELKADYELIREIKGNNMQKCPIILVGAKCEESRRELTMRDGAIYALEWNCTFVETSAKTDFNIKELFFMLLNHEKKPAACLQLPQKKSPKATEKLLGKCIIM